CTGGTCGGCGATGTTCCACATGACGCGGCTCATGAACTCGGCGCCCGCGGCCTTCCTGTTCAACGAGATGACGACCAAGATGGCGCTCGGCGCCGTGGTCACGCACGCGCCCTCGATGACCGACTTCGAGCGCGATCCGCTCGAATGCATAGCGACCGGCGACTGGGTGCGCGTGGACGCCGACCGCGGCGTGATCGAGATCACCAAAAAGAACAAACCCGGAGACCGCCCATGACCACCCGCCCCCTGCGCAGCAACTTCCCGCGTGGCTCGTACCTCTGGTCGGTGCGCAATGCGCACTGGCGCGCGCTCGGCATCCCGGAAGAGGATTGCGAGAAGCCCAAGATCGCCATCGTCAACAGCTCGTCGGAACTGGCCGCCTGCTTCAGCCACCTCGACAAGGTGGCGGCGGAAATCAAGACCGCGATCCGCGCCGCGGGCGGCGTGCCCTTCGAGATCCGCACCGCAGCGCCCAGCGACTTCATCACCGGCGCGGGCGCACGCGGCGCCTACATGCTCGGCGCGCGCGACCTCGTGACCAACGACATCGAGGTGGCGGTCGAAGGCGCGCAGCTCGACGGCATGGTGTGCCTCACCTCGTGCGACAAGACCGTGCCGGGCCAGCTCATGGCGGCGGCGCGGCTCAACATTCCGACGCTGCTCGTGCCCTGCGGCTACCAGCCCAGCGGCGAATACCGCGGCAGGCACATGGACATCGAGGAGGTGTTCATCGGCGCGATGCACGCGGTCACGGGCCACCTGCCAGTGGAAGAACTCGTGGGCATGAGCCGCGAGGCGATCCGCGGGCCGGGCGTGTGCTCGGGCCTGGGCACGGCCAACTCGATGCACATCGTCTGCGAGGCGCTCGGCATGGCCTTGCCCGGCAGCGCGCCGGTGGCCGCGCTAAGCCCGAAGATGATGGCCGACGTGCGCGCGGCCGGCACGCGCATCGTGCAGATGGTGTGGGACGACCTCAAGCCGCGCGACATTCTCACGCCCGGCGCCTTTGCCAATGCGGTGCGTGCGGTGCTTTCGGTCGGCGGCTCGCTCAACACGGCCAAGCACCTGCAGGCCGTGTCGACCGAGGGGGAGTGCGGCGTCGACGTGTACGGCCTGTTCGAAAGCCTCGGCCTGGCGACGCCCGTGCTGGCCGGTGTGCGGCCGATCGGCGCGCACAGCATCGAAGCCTTCGAGGCGGCGGGCGGTTGCCGCGCGCTGATGAAGCAGCTCGCGCCATTGCTCGACACCGCCGCGCTCACTGTCACGGGCGGCACTGTCGCCGACAACCTGCGCGATGCCGAAGTGGCTGATCCGGAAGTGATCCGCCCCATCGGCCGCCCG
This genomic window from Variovorax paradoxus contains:
- a CDS encoding aconitase X swivel domain-containing protein; amino-acid sequence: MHNIFPLVIRGRKVVGGIAEGEALVTRDRISGWGGIDPRTGTVIETRHELRGQSFAGKVLVFPGAKGSSGWSAMFHMTRLMNSAPAAFLFNEMTTKMALGAVVTHAPSMTDFERDPLECIATGDWVRVDADRGVIEITKKNKPGDRP
- the ilvD gene encoding dihydroxy-acid dehydratase, whose protein sequence is MTTRPLRSNFPRGSYLWSVRNAHWRALGIPEEDCEKPKIAIVNSSSELAACFSHLDKVAAEIKTAIRAAGGVPFEIRTAAPSDFITGAGARGAYMLGARDLVTNDIEVAVEGAQLDGMVCLTSCDKTVPGQLMAAARLNIPTLLVPCGYQPSGEYRGRHMDIEEVFIGAMHAVTGHLPVEELVGMSREAIRGPGVCSGLGTANSMHIVCEALGMALPGSAPVAALSPKMMADVRAAGTRIVQMVWDDLKPRDILTPGAFANAVRAVLSVGGSLNTAKHLQAVSTEGECGVDVYGLFESLGLATPVLAGVRPIGAHSIEAFEAAGGCRALMKQLAPLLDTAALTVTGGTVADNLRDAEVADPEVIRPIGRPVAPHPAIVLLRGNLAPESGLIKTGIVERKVRRFTGPAVCFWTSDAAIAALKNGEIVPGQVVVMRGAGACGGPAMGGGASRVVFAVDGAGLGDQVAILTDGHLSGLVCKGLVVAEVSPEAALGGPLGLVRDGDTITIDLDARRLDIALTDAELAARRADWQAPPPAFDTGWLQQYRRNVSPLSKGAVLVRTERPEP